In Lolium rigidum isolate FL_2022 chromosome 7, APGP_CSIRO_Lrig_0.1, whole genome shotgun sequence, the DNA window CTGCAGTACTGCTAGTATCAGACCTGCTTAGtagcagttcaaaaaaaaaacctgcTTAGTAGAGCATGCCTAGGGTATGCGTGTGTCAGGCAGGCTCATGACTTTTGCTCAAGAGTCATTTTCCCTGGCGTGATCTGGCATTGCGCCGTGTGCAGACCGAAACATGGTTTGTCAGTCTGTGTTCTTAGTTCTGTTTTTTATAATCCCTCAAATGGAGCGTCAGTGCGAACGTCGTGAATCTGATGCTGAAATAGGATAGTATGAACTGGTGAACACGCCTCTGTGCTGAAACATGCTGTGTTGGGAACAAATATCATTCGTCGCAGAAAGCTTTACTTTCGTTGAGTATGATGGTTCATCATGTAACATTGTAACAAGTCATGTTTCATAAGTGATAACTGCTTTTAACTTGAGGGAATTCTAGTGCTCATGATACAGTGTAGCTCATATTATTTTCTCCTTGTATTCAGTCTAGCTCATACTCAAgatggaggaagagaagaagTCAAAGGATGAGATACACCTCAAGATCAAGAGCAAGGACAAGTCATCGGACAATGCAGAGGATGAGAAGAAGGAGATCGAGATAGAAATCGACGCCAAGGTTGTGGAGAAGGAAGAGGTGAAGGGTGACTCTGGCGATGGTTCAAAGTCGCTGGCCAAAAGTAAAGAAACTAAGAAAGAcaaagagaaagagaagaaaaagaagtctGAGAAGCATGAAGAAGACGATGAGAAGGTAGGTAAGAAGGATATAAAGAAGAAGCCGGAGaagcatgaagaagaagataagaagGAAAGCAAGAAGTCAGAGAAGCATGAAGACGATGAGAAGGCAAACAAGAAGGATAAAAAGAAGAATCCAGAGAAGCATGAAGACGATGACAAGGTAGATAAGAAGGACAAAAAGAAGAAGCCGGAGAagcatgaagatgatgacgatGAGAAGGCAAGTAAGAAGAAGTCAGAGAAGACTGAAGACGATGAGAAGGCAAGTAAGAAGGATAAGAAGGAGAAGgataagaaaaagaaagaagatggcGCCGAAGGCTCTGAAATGGAGAAGGCCAAGAAGGGAAAAGGCAGCAAGGCCGAAAGCAAAGACAGGGACCTCGCTGAGGATAAAGATATCATCAAGAAGAATGCAGAAGTTGCAGGAGTAGAGAGCAACAATGATTCTGCATCTGGAGGTTTGGGCACAAGAGAGATCAAGTTCACAGATGCTGATTCACAGAAAAAAGAAACTGATATTTCtgaagagaaaaaggacggcaaggataaaagaaagagagagaaggagaagaaacaggATGAGAAAATTAACGAGAAGGGTGTGCAAGGCAAGAAGGAAGATAAAGAGAAGGAAAATAAGAAGGATAAGACAGATAAAAAGGAAGAAGAcaagaagaaagagaaagaagcaaagaacaaggatggtgatgaggaggaggaagaaggtaagAAAGACAAAGCGacgaaggataagaagaaagaTAAGACTGACAAGAAGGAAGAAGGTAAGAAGAAAAATAATGACaaggatggtgatgatgatggggaGGATGAAGGCAAGAAAgataaagagaagaagaagaaagacaagggCGCCAAAGAGAAGACAAACGATCCGGCAAAGCTTAAGAAGAAACTGGAGAAAATTGACACAAAGTTACAAGACCTACATGCTGAAAAGGAAGACATCCTGAGGCAGCTCAAGGGGCTGGAACTGGAAGCAGGAAAGACCACTGAAGAGAAGAAGCCTGTACAGATACTGGAAGAGAGTGGGAAGAGCAACACCAAGGAAGAGGATCTTGTTGCTGCACCCTGATCTTTTGAAGCTCTTTCTAAGTTGTTCACACCTGTTGTATTACGGTTGTAAGTTGTAACACGAATTCTGCTCTGGATATGTGCGTGCATTTCTCTGTGCAGTAAATAACTCTATATAGCTTAAGTATAAGAACATATACAAGTGTATGATTGTATTTTTCTCACTCCCGAAAGATGAACTTTGTAACTCTTGACTATGGGTCAATGAATCACAAAGATGTTTGCTTTCTTAGTCCTCTCCTTCTGCGGACATGTACTTTGCTATTATACCATGAATCACATTATATTCCGTATTGTCAATAGTGAGATCCTATGACCACGGTAATTTCTGGTGATGTTCTGTAAATACAATTCTGTTACTCTATAATTGCGTATTTGACTCACAAGGACAATATATCTTTGCATATAATACAGCATGTTTCATCATGAGTATACTATACTGTAATTGCGTGAAATGTTTGAGAAAATGTTACAAAATATTTGTGTCCAAACAAAATTCAGTTATAATCGGAGTGTACATGTGTTGAGAAGTGAAACATACACAAGACCTCTTAGTCCTTGTAAAAAATAAGAACTCATGTTTCTTGTAAAAGAAAAGACCTCCTAGTTTGCACCAATACTATGGAAAACCtcaaattcttttttttttattttttttaaaaatatttgaatgttttagatttttttaaaaaaatacataGACGTAGAGAATGTTGTAATCTGCTAGTGTGTAAATTTTCAGAATTAAATACATTATATTTTTCCCTCGGTAAAAATGACAAAGTCTCACAAAATGACGAAATCTAGATTTTAGTACTGTTCATTACTATTCACCGATGATGAAATCAAGATTTGTCATTTTTACTGAgcccaaaatacaacatatttcagTCTGAAAAATTACATACTTGTAGATTACAATATTATCTACATCAcagtattttttttcaaaaaaattaacatgtttaaAGTGAAATTTTTATAGATTCAAAATATGGCCTACATGTAGCCCGGGCTACAAAAGTTAACTCTCACTATGAACTTTGAAAGTATGCTTTACAGTTCTTAATGGTAGGGTTACAATTTACTCTGCAGATGGTCCATGAAAAAAGTGCGCTGACGAGTTTCTTGAAGAATTATGTGCTAAGGATGAAGAATATTATTTGGG includes these proteins:
- the LOC124670227 gene encoding DNA ligase 1-like, with the protein product MEEEKKSKDEIHLKIKSKDKSSDNAEDEKKEIEIEIDAKVVEKEEVKGDSGDGSKSLAKSKETKKDKEKEKKKKSEKHEEDDEKVGKKDIKKKPEKHEEEDKKESKKSEKHEDDEKANKKDKKKNPEKHEDDDKVDKKDKKKKPEKHEDDDDEKASKKKSEKTEDDEKASKKDKKEKDKKKKEDGAEGSEMEKAKKGKGSKAESKDRDLAEDKDIIKKNAEVAGVESNNDSASGGLGTREIKFTDADSQKKETDISEEKKDGKDKRKREKEKKQDEKINEKGVQGKKEDKEKENKKDKTDKKEEDKKKEKEAKNKDGDEEEEEGKKDKATKDKKKDKTDKKEEGKKKNNDKDGDDDGEDEGKKDKEKKKKDKGAKEKTNDPAKLKKKLEKIDTKLQDLHAEKEDILRQLKGLELEAGKTTEEKKPVQILEESGKSNTKEEDLVAAP